A section of the Gloeocapsa sp. PCC 73106 genome encodes:
- a CDS encoding type I polyketide synthase, protein MSEMSLEQSERILNALREAKTKLEAAEQDRNEPIAIIGMAGRFPGARNIEQYWQNLCQGIMGIQFIEADENSQHPNYVNVYASFEDVEYFDAAFFGYSPREAEIIDPQHRVFLECAWEALENAGYDSEQYSGSIGVYAGAALNSYLINLYSQADLREGLDNVQTVVGNVMGLMPTRVSYKLNLTGPSCGIQTGCSTSLVAVHIACQSLLNRECDLALAGGITISSLGKSGYFFEKDGIASPDGYCRAFDADAQGTVFGNGVGIVVLKRLSAALADGDTIYAVIKGSAINNDGSQKVGLTAPSVTGQAAVIESALKKAGVAPETINYIEAHGTGTALGDPIEIAALNQVFGKYTKQTEFCAIGSVKTNIGHLDAAAGISGFIKTVLSLKHRQIPPSLNFTRPNPKIDFNHSPFYVNTQLQDWAKNTTPRRAGVSSFGMGGTNAHVILEEAPEQISHLKEGNYYLFLLSAKTQTALDTATTNLVEYLQQHPEINLADVAYTLQVGRRTFDYRRLVVSQNIEALMSYTSITSFQPPTPKAVAFMFSGQGSQYLNMGRDLYENLPIFKKYVDRCCEGLKAYLGCDLRDIVYPSTQDQELKIAQTAYAQPALFVIEYALAQLWLSWGIQPTAMIGHSIGEYVAACLGGVFSLEDALKIVAIRGKLMQQCPSGAMLSVYLSSEKVESYLGEDLVIAASNAPELCVISGAIASIAQLENQLIEENIPCRRLYTSHAFHSPMMEPVLTEFTQQLQQIQLNAPQIPFISNVTGTWITDAEATNPHYWAKHLRYTVRFAEGIAELMQSNPILLEIGPGDTLSKLVQQVPSPQKTFSDAALLLNSVEERWQSGAVTAISSLPHPQKAVSDVAFILNSLGKLWLSGVEVDWKGFYSDQKRQRVPLPTYPFERQRYWVEVKPLDKPKKKAELKDYFYFPTWERSNTLNYQPKQRSWLIFDNLEELERENQTVIVAKSGENFARISAKDYTINPENSQDYKELLETLQELGKIPEAIAWQLNDRFSFNSLLYLVQAIHSTGITQPIQLIVITRGFYEVIGTENPNPDQATILGLCKVIPQEFPQITCRQIDIETNTDLLMELNQESEAVVAYRGGYRWLQTYQPLSLPQPQNLPLREGGNYLIAGELVEGLGLIYAQYLAQAIAPCAPPLVIAAAKLIFIAPLDFPEKAQWETWLATHRQQDEISNCIHKLQAIEASGTEIDLFRADLADEAQISEIIAKLGEIHGVIHGDKMGDRSSCLIADLTPEKCHYLWRSKIQGLQVLEKTLRSKNPDFYLLQSSLSSVVGGVGLAAYAAGNTFMDALAHQKHKKGSTPWFSVNWDAVRAETSPLVTGFDLVDFALTPDEVWEVTQRIIAWSSNSQIAISATDLPSRISKQPTQEHTRPVLQTPYVAPSNEVEQKVAEALQELLGIEKVGIHDDFFELGGHSLLAIQAMSRLREIFQIELPMREFPFESPTVAGIASTIIRLEEEAIAQLLEQVENLQEDENGF, encoded by the coding sequence ATGAGCGAAATGTCTCTAGAACAATCAGAGCGCATTTTAAACGCACTAAGAGAAGCAAAAACTAAACTGGAAGCGGCAGAACAAGACCGAAATGAACCTATTGCTATTATTGGAATGGCGGGGAGATTTCCAGGAGCCAGAAATATTGAACAGTACTGGCAAAATCTCTGTCAGGGAATTATGGGAATTCAATTTATAGAAGCTGATGAGAATAGTCAGCATCCAAACTACGTCAATGTTTATGCTAGTTTCGAAGACGTGGAGTATTTTGACGCAGCTTTCTTCGGATATTCTCCTAGAGAAGCGGAAATTATTGATCCTCAACATCGCGTCTTTCTAGAATGTGCTTGGGAAGCGTTAGAAAATGCAGGTTATGACTCAGAGCAGTATTCTGGCTCTATTGGGGTATATGCAGGAGCTGCTCTAAATAGCTATTTAATTAACCTTTATTCTCAAGCAGATTTGAGAGAAGGCCTTGATAACGTGCAGACTGTCGTTGGTAACGTCATGGGTTTGATGCCAACGAGGGTTTCCTATAAATTAAATCTAACTGGACCTAGTTGCGGGATTCAAACAGGGTGTTCTACATCTCTAGTCGCGGTTCATATCGCTTGTCAAAGTTTACTTAATCGTGAATGCGATCTGGCTTTAGCAGGGGGGATAACGATTAGTTCACTAGGAAAATCGGGTTATTTCTTTGAAAAAGACGGGATCGCTTCTCCTGATGGCTATTGTCGCGCCTTTGATGCGGATGCTCAAGGAACTGTATTCGGTAATGGTGTAGGTATAGTGGTGCTCAAGCGTTTATCAGCAGCTTTAGCCGATGGAGATACTATCTATGCAGTTATTAAAGGTTCGGCGATTAATAACGATGGCTCTCAAAAAGTAGGATTAACTGCGCCTAGTGTAACAGGTCAAGCTGCGGTAATAGAATCGGCTTTAAAGAAAGCAGGTGTAGCACCAGAAACAATTAACTATATTGAAGCCCATGGCACAGGAACCGCTTTAGGCGATCCTATTGAAATTGCCGCTTTAAATCAAGTCTTTGGGAAATATACCAAGCAAACAGAATTCTGTGCTATTGGCTCTGTTAAAACTAATATTGGGCATTTAGACGCGGCCGCAGGAATCTCAGGATTCATTAAAACCGTTCTTTCTCTTAAGCATCGACAAATTCCCCCTAGTCTGAATTTTACTCGTCCTAACCCTAAAATTGACTTTAATCATAGTCCTTTTTATGTAAATACTCAGCTCCAGGATTGGGCTAAAAATACCACTCCTAGACGAGCGGGGGTTAGTTCTTTCGGGATGGGTGGTACCAATGCTCATGTTATTTTGGAAGAAGCTCCCGAGCAAATATCGCACCTAAAAGAGGGAAATTATTATTTATTCTTGCTTTCTGCTAAAACTCAAACCGCTTTAGATACTGCTACGACTAACTTGGTTGAATACTTACAGCAGCATCCTGAAATAAATCTAGCTGATGTTGCCTATACATTGCAAGTAGGTCGCCGTACTTTTGATTATCGTCGCCTGGTGGTTTCTCAAAATATAGAAGCGCTAATGTCGTATACAAGCATCACTAGTTTTCAGCCCCCCACACCTAAAGCAGTAGCATTCATGTTTTCAGGTCAAGGTAGTCAGTATCTGAATATGGGTCGAGATTTGTATGAAAACTTACCCATATTTAAAAAATACGTTGATCGATGTTGTGAAGGGTTGAAAGCTTATCTAGGTTGTGATTTACGAGATATAGTATATCCCTCTACTCAAGACCAAGAATTAAAGATAGCACAAACAGCCTACGCTCAGCCGGCTTTATTCGTTATAGAGTATGCTCTAGCACAATTGTGGCTGTCTTGGGGAATTCAACCTACGGCTATGATTGGTCATAGTATCGGCGAATATGTGGCAGCTTGTCTAGGGGGGGTCTTTTCTCTAGAAGATGCGCTAAAAATCGTGGCTATTCGAGGCAAACTGATGCAACAATGTCCGTCAGGGGCAATGCTGTCGGTTTATCTGAGTTCGGAAAAAGTTGAATCCTACTTGGGAGAAGATTTAGTAATCGCCGCCAGTAATGCTCCCGAATTGTGCGTCATCTCAGGTGCGATCGCCTCAATAGCTCAATTAGAAAATCAATTAATTGAAGAAAATATCCCCTGTCGTCGTCTTTATACGTCTCACGCCTTCCATTCTCCCATGATGGAACCTGTTTTGACTGAATTTACTCAACAACTCCAACAAATTCAGTTAAATGCGCCCCAAATTCCTTTTATCTCCAACGTTACAGGAACTTGGATCACCGACGCTGAAGCCACAAATCCTCATTATTGGGCAAAGCATCTCAGATATACGGTACGCTTTGCCGAAGGTATTGCTGAATTGATGCAATCTAATCCGATTCTTTTAGAAATTGGTCCAGGAGATACCCTCAGTAAGTTAGTTCAACAAGTACCCTCACCACAAAAAACCTTCTCAGATGCAGCTTTGCTACTTAATTCTGTAGAAGAACGTTGGCAATCAGGAGCAGTTACAGCAATTTCCTCCTTACCACACCCACAGAAAGCCGTCTCAGATGTGGCTTTTATACTCAATTCTCTAGGAAAACTTTGGCTATCGGGAGTTGAAGTTGATTGGAAGGGATTTTATAGCGATCAAAAACGACAACGTGTCCCCTTACCTACTTATCCTTTTGAACGTCAACGCTATTGGGTGGAAGTCAAACCCTTAGACAAACCCAAGAAAAAAGCAGAACTAAAAGATTATTTCTATTTTCCTACTTGGGAAAGGTCAAATACCCTAAATTATCAACCTAAACAGCGATCATGGCTGATTTTTGACAATTTAGAAGAACTAGAACGGGAAAATCAAACTGTTATAGTCGCTAAAAGTGGAGAAAATTTTGCTCGCATCAGCGCCAAAGATTACACTATCAATCCTGAAAATAGTCAAGATTATAAAGAGTTACTGGAAACATTACAGGAACTAGGCAAAATTCCCGAAGCGATCGCCTGGCAACTAAATGATCGCTTCAGCTTTAATAGCTTACTATACTTAGTCCAAGCCATACACAGCACAGGAATTACCCAGCCTATTCAATTAATAGTCATTACGCGTGGTTTCTATGAGGTGATCGGCACAGAAAACCCCAATCCTGATCAAGCAACCATTTTAGGACTGTGTAAAGTCATCCCCCAAGAATTTCCCCAGATAACCTGTCGTCAAATCGATATCGAAACTAATACCGATTTACTCATGGAATTGAATCAAGAGAGTGAAGCGGTAGTGGCTTATCGAGGGGGGTATCGTTGGCTACAGACTTATCAACCCCTCTCTTTACCCCAACCCCAAAATCTACCCCTGCGAGAAGGAGGAAACTATCTGATTGCAGGTGAGTTAGTAGAAGGATTGGGGCTGATATACGCCCAGTATTTAGCTCAAGCGATCGCGCCTTGCGCGCCACCCTTGGTGATCGCAGCAGCTAAGTTGATTTTCATCGCTCCTTTAGATTTCCCCGAAAAAGCACAATGGGAAACTTGGTTAGCGACTCACCGACAACAAGATGAGATCAGTAACTGTATCCACAAATTACAAGCTATAGAGGCATCAGGAACTGAAATTGATTTATTTAGAGCAGATTTAGCTGATGAAGCCCAAATAAGCGAAATTATAGCCAAATTAGGAGAGATTCACGGAGTGATCCACGGGGATAAAATGGGCGATCGCTCTAGTTGTCTGATTGCCGATTTGACTCCCGAGAAATGCCACTATTTATGGCGTTCAAAAATTCAAGGATTACAGGTGTTAGAAAAGACGTTAAGGAGCAAAAACCCCGATTTTTACTTATTACAATCTTCTCTTTCCTCAGTGGTAGGAGGAGTTGGACTAGCGGCTTATGCGGCAGGGAATACGTTTATGGATGCTTTAGCGCATCAAAAGCATAAAAAGGGTTCAACCCCTTGGTTTAGCGTCAATTGGGATGCTGTGCGAGCAGAAACTAGTCCCCTTGTAACTGGTTTTGATTTAGTTGATTTTGCCCTAACGCCCGATGAGGTTTGGGAGGTTACTCAAAGAATTATAGCCTGGTCGAGTAATTCTCAGATTGCGATTTCAGCTACCGATTTACCCAGCAGAATCTCAAAGCAACCCACTCAAGAACATACTAGACCAGTTCTTCAAACGCCCTATGTAGCTCCATCTAACGAAGTTGAGCAAAAAGTGGCTGAAGCCTTACAAGAATTACTAGGGATTGAAAAAGTGGGCATTCACGATGATTTCTTTGAACTGGGGGGACATTCCCTACTAGCCATTCAAGCCATGTCAAGATTACGAGAAATCTTTCAAATTGAACTACCAATGCGAGAGTTTCCCTTTGAGTCACCCACTGTTGCAGGAATCGCTAGCACGATCATCAGGTTAGAAGAAGAAGCGATCGCCCAACTCTTAGAACAAGTAGAAAATCTCCAGGAGGATGAAAATGGATTTTAG
- a CDS encoding LLM class flavin-dependent oxidoreductase: MDFSLFYFDGDGSTAQANQYQLLIESAKFADRNNLVAIWTPERHFHAFGGLYPNPSITAAALAMVTEKIQLRAGSVVVPLHHPVRIAEEWAVVDNLSNGRVEIAFASGWTIDEFILSSEPHANRRATMWRGIKAVQRLWRGEAYDFQDAIGRTVSAKTLPKPIQPHLPTWIACQSSETFMEAGKMGANVLTSLLGGTIEEVAPKISLYRKSLAKHGHQNGKVALMLHTFLGEEIDEVKAKVKEPFCQYLKTHYDLLGNLAKGMGLDVNLKNFSEDDLESLLLFGVESFMKGRSLIGTPRSCLPFVEKIRQIGVDEIACLIDFVPDFDSVMDSLPYLKQLRDSCQAVGVTG, from the coding sequence ATGGATTTTAGTTTATTTTATTTCGATGGGGATGGTTCAACCGCTCAAGCGAATCAATATCAATTATTAATCGAAAGTGCTAAATTCGCCGATCGCAATAACTTGGTAGCGATTTGGACACCAGAGAGACATTTTCATGCCTTTGGGGGATTATATCCCAATCCATCGATTACTGCAGCGGCTTTAGCTATGGTTACTGAAAAGATACAACTACGAGCAGGGAGTGTCGTCGTTCCTTTACACCATCCTGTGCGCATTGCTGAAGAATGGGCAGTTGTGGATAACCTATCTAATGGGCGAGTAGAGATCGCATTTGCTTCGGGTTGGACAATAGACGAATTTATTCTTTCTAGTGAACCTCACGCCAATCGTAGAGCGACGATGTGGCGAGGGATTAAAGCGGTGCAGCGACTGTGGCGGGGGGAAGCTTATGACTTTCAAGATGCCATAGGAAGAACCGTTAGCGCTAAAACCTTACCCAAACCCATTCAACCCCACTTACCAACTTGGATCGCCTGTCAATCATCAGAAACCTTTATGGAAGCAGGAAAAATGGGGGCTAATGTGCTAACTTCCTTACTCGGAGGAACCATAGAAGAAGTCGCGCCTAAAATCAGTCTATATCGAAAATCTTTAGCCAAACATGGTCATCAAAACGGAAAAGTTGCTTTAATGTTGCATACTTTTTTGGGTGAAGAAATCGATGAAGTCAAAGCAAAAGTTAAAGAGCCTTTTTGTCAGTATCTGAAAACTCATTATGACTTACTCGGTAACTTGGCAAAAGGAATGGGCTTAGATGTAAATCTCAAAAACTTCTCAGAAGATGATCTCGAGAGTTTATTACTCTTTGGGGTGGAAAGCTTTATGAAGGGACGCTCTCTCATCGGGACTCCCCGTAGCTGTCTTCCTTTTGTAGAAAAGATACGACAAATAGGGGTGGATGAAATTGCCTGTTTAATCGATTTTGTACCCGATTTTGACAGTGTGATGGACAGTTTACCCTATTTAAAACAGTTACGCGATAGCTGCCAAGCAGTAGGGGTTACTGGATGA
- a CDS encoding MFS transporter, which produces MKSLHRNVWILGCVSLLTDFGTKMIQSILPLFLVSVLGANLITVGLIEGIAEATASVVKIFSGVLSDYWGRRKELAIAGYGLSALVIPFFVLANHPIWILIARFGDRFGKGLRVAPRNALIADVTPAGQRGAAFGLRQSLDTIGAFAGPLVAIILMYSTGQNYRLIFAIAFIPGFLSILLLIVGIQEPRQAISQKQSPWQWNNFKQLKKEYWTLLLVALVFNLANFSDAFLILRANQVGISQSLIPLSLVIMNLTYSLSSYPFGLLSDRMGRTKILSIGLLLFALVYLGFAFANNPLQIWVLFGVYGLHLGLSQGVLLALVTDYTPSALRGTAFGLMSLVIGLALLPASGLAGLLWQFVNPQAPFLVGSLLAIASMVILLLIPNNTREDNVKR; this is translated from the coding sequence ATGAAGAGTCTACATCGCAATGTCTGGATCTTAGGATGTGTAAGTTTACTGACAGATTTTGGGACTAAGATGATTCAGTCAATCTTACCTTTGTTTTTAGTTTCTGTTTTGGGAGCTAATTTAATCACCGTGGGATTGATTGAAGGAATAGCTGAAGCAACAGCATCAGTAGTTAAAATTTTTTCGGGTGTATTGAGTGATTATTGGGGTAGACGCAAAGAATTAGCGATCGCAGGATATGGATTATCAGCCCTTGTGATTCCATTTTTTGTCTTAGCGAATCATCCCATCTGGATTTTAATAGCTCGTTTTGGCGATCGCTTTGGCAAAGGTCTACGCGTCGCACCTCGTAACGCTTTAATTGCAGATGTGACCCCAGCAGGACAGAGGGGGGCAGCTTTTGGGTTACGACAGTCTCTTGATACTATTGGGGCTTTTGCGGGACCACTGGTTGCGATCATTCTAATGTACTCCACGGGGCAAAATTACCGCTTAATCTTTGCGATCGCTTTTATTCCTGGTTTTCTTTCGATATTGCTTTTAATAGTAGGTATTCAAGAACCTAGGCAAGCTATCTCTCAAAAACAGTCCCCTTGGCAATGGAACAATTTTAAACAGTTAAAAAAAGAATATTGGACCTTACTATTAGTCGCTTTAGTCTTTAATTTAGCCAATTTTAGCGATGCGTTTTTAATTTTGCGAGCGAATCAAGTGGGGATTTCCCAGTCACTAATACCACTTTCTTTAGTGATCATGAACCTAACTTATTCCCTCAGTTCTTATCCTTTTGGTCTATTATCTGACCGTATGGGAAGAACTAAGATTCTGAGTATTGGATTATTGCTTTTTGCTCTAGTTTATCTTGGTTTTGCTTTTGCTAACAATCCTCTGCAAATCTGGGTACTTTTCGGAGTATATGGCTTGCATTTGGGATTGAGTCAGGGAGTTTTGTTAGCTTTAGTAACTGATTATACACCCAGTGCTTTACGAGGCACAGCCTTCGGGTTGATGAGTTTGGTGATTGGTTTAGCTTTATTACCCGCGAGTGGATTAGCGGGGTTGTTATGGCAATTTGTCAATCCACAAGCTCCTTTTTTGGTAGGGAGTTTATTAGCGATCGCTTCTATGGTTATTTTATTGTTAATACCTAATAACACAAGGGAAGATAATGTTAAACGATGA